A genomic segment from Nicotiana tabacum cultivar K326 chromosome 7, ASM71507v2, whole genome shotgun sequence encodes:
- the LOC142162236 gene encoding uncharacterized protein LOC142162236 encodes MGLLQPVPPNKQNPESPSYQPGARCAYHSGVEGHDTESCWTLKRVVENLIEQKWIVLKEEDIPNVINNPLPAHNNGPIIGMIYEDKEFDPVLKAIIAIADIEKNPKTYAKQEKGDKKSKSPPQNTEKAVGTKIEVVPSKDVVLYVPRGSKKGQVTLSPPRRFELNKRSKMYVPKGTYAERGPIISPRLNEPVIIGRAPQRPMTDPTTVPWNYNKAVVTYKGKEIPGEVNETNQTEKYLNLEELNDSTKKHFPLKKPVSAEEAEDFFRKMKTADYEIIDQLRKSPAQVSLLSLLMNSTEHQKVLIKTLNEAYVPIETTVEQLERMAERFFMINQISFSKNDLPPEGAAHNKALHLTVKCEGYYVKRVMLDGGSGVDICPLSTLQRMEIETGRIRSNSVLDMDTSYNFLLGRPWIHATEAIPSTLHQMVKFVYENQEIIVHGEDEHSIYRDPSVPCLEAKEGSEHIVYQVFEVVVADQCEEGSPYPQPFLSKASIMVAKEMIRHGYKPEKGLGASLQGITVPAAEKFFGVGFYAEEADVIWANQRKSNGWVLSQPIPHLYRTFVRPKYIEEREDETFTIEEIEEICGVMRQMLYETHMVQPGEGSSTAEVLYMGPGAKLQNWKATPFPIKRESW; translated from the exons atgggtttgttacaACCTGTACCCCCAAATAAGCAAAACCCAGAGTCACCCTCTTACCAACCTGGTGCCCGATGTGCCTATCATTCTGGAGTGGAAGGGCATGACACTGAGAGCTGTTGGACTTTGAAGAGGGTTGTTGAAAACCTCATAGAACAAAAGTGGATAGTGTTAAAGGAAGAAGACATTCCTAATGTGATCAACAACCCTTTACCGGCTCACAACAATGGACCGATTATTGGGATGATCTAcgaagataaagagtttgatccTGTCTTGAAAGCCATCATTGCAATCGCCGACATTGAGAAAAATCCCAAGACGTATGCAAAGCAAGAAAAGGGGGACAAGAAGAGTAAATCCCCCCCTCAAAACACAGAAAAAGCAGTGGGAACCAAAATTGAGGTAGTACCCTCGAAAGATGTCGTCCTTTATGTCCCCCGAGGTTCGAAGAAAGGACAAGTGACATTGAGCCCTCCAAGAAGGTTTGAGCTGAACAAAAGATCTAAAATGTATGTGCCCAAAGGGACCTATGCGGAAAGGGGGCcaataatttcaccaaggctgaatgagcccgtgatTATTGGACGCGCGCCACAGAGGCCCATGACAGATCCTACTACCGTCCCGTGGAATTATAACAAGgcggtagtaacctacaaaggaaaagaaatcccgGGAGAAGTAAATGAAACTAACCAAACTGAGAAATACCTCAACCTGGAGGAGTTGAATGATTCTACAAAGAAGCATTTCCCACTCAAGAAACCAGTTAGTGCCGAGGAAGCGGAAGACTTTTTCAGGAAAATGAAAACTGCGGACTACgagataattgaccaactccgaAAGTCTCCCGCTCAGGTCTCGTTGTTGTCTCTATTAATGAATTCAACtgagcatcagaaagtgttgatCAAGACCCTCAACGAAGCTTACGTCCCAATTGAAACTACCGTGGAACAGCTAGAGAGGATGGCAGAAAGATTCTTCATGATCAATCAGatttccttcagcaaaaatgatcTGCCCCCGGAAGGGGCCGCTCACAACAAGGCCCTCCACCTAACAGTTAAATGTGAAGGGTACTATGTGAAGAGGGTCATGCTGGATGGCGGGTCCGGAGTAGATATCTGTCCCCTTTCGACtctgcaaagaatggagatcgaGACAGGGAGAATCAGGTCCAACAGC gtccTAGATATGGATACTTCTTACAATTTCCTTctaggaaggccttggattcatgcgaCGGAAGCCataccttctactctccaccagatggtaaaatttgtatATGAAAATCAAGAGATTATAGTCCACGGAGAGGATGAGCATTCAATTTATCGAGACCCGTCGGTTCCATGCCTCGAAGCTAAGGAGGGTAGTGAACATATAGTCTATCAAGTTTTCGAGGTTGTGGTCGCAGACCAATGCGAAGAAGGAAGCCCTTACCCTCAACCTTTTCTCTCAAAAGCATCAattatggttgccaaggaaatgatcaggcatggttatAAACCAGAGAAGGGActcggggcatcattgcaaggtatcACCGTACCTGCCGCCGAAAAGTTCTTCGGTGTTGGTTTTTACGCCGAAGAAGCTGACGTAATATGGGCAAACCAACGGAAGAGCAATGGTTGGGTTTTATCTCAGCCAATTCCGCATCTTTACAGAACATTCGTCAGACCCAAGTACATTGAAGAAAGAGAAGATGAGACCTTCACGAtcgaggaaattgaagaaatctgtggGGTTATGAGGCAAATGCTGTATGAAACCCATATGGTTCAGCCGGGAGAAGGTTCGAGCACTGCTGAGGTGCTTTACATGGGGCCTGGTGCCAAAttgcaaaactggaaggctactccgttTCCGATCAAGCGGGAATCCTGGTAG
- the LOC107777416 gene encoding zinc-finger homeodomain protein 14-like translates to MASNSKHFLVKQKYYECKHNYAASTMGYALDGCREFCPNGAPESLICAPCLCHRSFHRKMEVELPILSNTHHRHGTSLVIVVPPTPTSQQRSRIHPHQKYDENNNVAATSPPQGAETTEMGGGEIEVVEQMSIKRKRINSEQKERVKAFAEKIGWRRWTKYNKEVKTFCAEIGITPYFLKNWIDNNRRRFGPKKTI, encoded by the exons ATGGCTTCCAACAGCAAACACTTTCTTGTGAAGCAGAAGTACTATGAGTGCAAGCATAATTATGCAGCAAGTACCATGGGCTATGCACTTGATGGTTGTCGTGAGTTTTGTCCAAATGGTGCTCCAGAGTCTTTGATCTGCGCGCCTTGCCTTTGCCATCGAAGCTTCCACAGAAAAATGGAGGTGGAGCTTCCTATCCTCTCTAATACTCACCATAGGCATG GTACTTCCCTTGTTATTGTTGTTCCACCAACCCCAACATCTCAACAACGGTCAAGAATTCATCCTCATCAAAAGTACGACGAGAACAACAACGTTGCTGCCACGTCCCCACCACAGGGAGCGGAGACGACGGAGATGGGCGGAGGAGAGATAGAAGTAGTTGAGCAGATGAGCATCAAAAGAAAGAGGATTAACTCAGAGCAAAAGGAAAGAGTGAAGGCTTTTGCAGAGAAGATAGGGTGGAGGAGGTGGACAAAGTACAATAAAGAAGTGAAAACCTTTTGTGCAGAGATTGGAATCACTCCCTATTTCTTGAAGAATTGGATTGACAACAACAGACGCAGATTTGGTCCTAAAAAAACCATCTAG